One window of the Hypanus sabinus isolate sHypSab1 chromosome 13, sHypSab1.hap1, whole genome shotgun sequence genome contains the following:
- the LOC132403547 gene encoding general transcription factor II-I repeat domain-containing protein 2-like, whose protein sequence is MVDMTAHLNTLNTALQGKGRTALHMLEDVLAFERKLTVLARDLQKGTLSHFPNLREFKQGHDMIISEYLHSAIIAMQTSFGKRFCEFREEKNTLSFPVTPLSIDPSLLNTTALAGVSQPDLEMELAVIADKDIWVSKFRRLTADLEDVARQKAVLAQKHKWSDIENLTDDSLRSCVKMKVTSYSPDVQTLCAEVQEQKSH, encoded by the coding sequence atggtagacatgacagcgcacctgaacacgctgaacacagctcttcaggggaaaggacgtacagccctgcacatgttggaggatgttttggcattcgagcgcaagttgacagtgcttgccagagatttacagaaaggcactttgtctcacttccccaatttgagagagttcaaacaaggtcacgacatgataatttcggagtatttacattctgcaatcatcgcaatgcaaacatcgtttgggaaacgcttctgtgagttcagagaggaaaaaaacacattatccttcccggtcactcccttaagcatcgatccttccctactgaatacgactgcattggcaggtgtgagtcagcctgatcttgagatggaactggccgtcatagccgacaaagacatatgggtgtccaagtttagacgcctgacagcagaccttgaagatgttgcccgtcagaaggccgttcttgctcagaaacacaaatggagtgatattgaaaacctcacagatgacagcttgcgatcctgtgtaaagatgaaggtgacatcatacagccctgatgtgcagacgctgtgcgctgaggtccaggagcagaaatcccattaa